From the genome of Bacteroides sp., one region includes:
- the ligA gene encoding NAD-dependent DNA ligase LigA: MNLQQARERVSELTSLLNDHNYRYYVQAQPSISDYEYDMLMEELIKLETSFPELIDPNSPSQRVGGAVTKKFPVVRHKYPMMSLGNTYSKEELKEFDNRIRKIINDEFEYVCELKFDGVAIGITYQNGILLRAVTRGDGIQGDEVTTNIKTIRSLPLTIAKEGIPAEFEVRGEVFLPHKSFLKLNKEKEINEEEPFANPRNAAAGSLKMQNSALVSKRGLDCFIYGLFSDKLVFSTHFESLQVLKDWGFKISEFIKKCKNLEEVFLFIETMEQLRPELPFDIDGVVIKVNDYRQQEQLGYTAKSPRWAIAYKFKAERVATRLLDVIYQVGRTGAVTPVAVLKPVTVAGTTVKRASLYNADRMAELDLHKLDEVYVEKGGDIIPKIVGVNEAVRPANAHKIEFATHCPECGTKLERMEGEAIHYCPNSEHCPPQLLGKIEHFISRRAMDVETLGQGRIEILMSYNLVRNVADLFDLKYDQLLGLEKTITDPLTQKTKKISFREKTVGNILSAIENSKKVPFERVLFALGIRLLGETMARKLARHFGNIDNLMNASFEELNAVNEVGEKMAHSILDYFRDPEHVEIIERLKKAGLQFSTEKNPTQAKGNLEENTLVVSGVFSNYSRDEIKALIEKHGGKVTGSVSSKTNYLVAGENMGPEKRKKAEELGVKIISEDELEDLINQ; the protein is encoded by the coding sequence CCGAATTGATCGACCCTAACTCCCCCAGTCAGCGGGTTGGCGGTGCAGTCACCAAAAAGTTCCCGGTGGTGCGGCATAAATATCCTATGATGTCACTGGGCAATACCTACAGCAAGGAAGAACTGAAGGAATTTGACAACCGGATCAGGAAAATCATTAACGATGAATTTGAATATGTTTGTGAGTTAAAGTTTGATGGTGTGGCCATTGGTATCACCTACCAGAACGGCATCTTGCTTCGTGCCGTAACCCGGGGCGATGGGATTCAGGGGGATGAAGTGACCACCAATATCAAAACCATACGCAGCTTACCTCTCACCATTGCGAAGGAAGGAATCCCCGCTGAATTTGAAGTGCGCGGGGAGGTTTTTTTGCCCCATAAGAGTTTCCTTAAACTCAACAAGGAAAAGGAAATCAATGAAGAAGAACCCTTTGCCAATCCGCGTAATGCAGCCGCAGGAAGCCTGAAAATGCAGAACTCGGCCCTGGTTTCAAAAAGAGGACTGGATTGTTTCATCTATGGTCTTTTCAGCGACAAGCTGGTGTTTTCTACTCATTTTGAAAGCCTTCAGGTCCTTAAGGACTGGGGGTTCAAAATATCTGAATTCATCAAAAAATGCAAAAACCTCGAAGAAGTGTTTTTGTTCATCGAGACCATGGAACAACTCCGGCCAGAATTGCCCTTCGACATCGATGGCGTGGTGATCAAAGTCAATGACTACCGCCAGCAAGAGCAATTGGGCTACACCGCCAAGTCGCCCCGCTGGGCTATCGCCTATAAATTTAAGGCCGAGCGGGTAGCCACTCGCTTGCTCGATGTCATTTACCAGGTAGGGCGAACAGGGGCAGTAACCCCGGTGGCCGTATTAAAACCAGTGACCGTGGCAGGCACAACCGTAAAAAGGGCATCGCTTTACAATGCCGACCGTATGGCGGAACTCGACCTGCATAAACTCGATGAAGTATATGTAGAGAAAGGCGGCGATATCATTCCGAAAATCGTGGGGGTCAATGAAGCCGTGAGGCCTGCCAATGCACATAAAATTGAATTCGCCACCCATTGCCCCGAATGTGGAACCAAATTGGAACGCATGGAAGGGGAAGCCATACATTATTGCCCCAACAGCGAACACTGCCCCCCGCAGCTCCTGGGAAAAATTGAACACTTTATCAGCCGGCGCGCCATGGATGTAGAAACCCTCGGACAAGGGCGCATCGAGATCCTTATGAGCTATAATCTGGTTCGGAATGTTGCCGATCTTTTCGACCTGAAGTATGACCAGCTGCTGGGACTGGAGAAAACCATAACCGATCCCCTAACCCAGAAAACAAAAAAGATCAGTTTTCGCGAGAAAACGGTCGGGAACATCCTGAGCGCCATTGAGAACTCCAAGAAAGTGCCTTTCGAACGGGTACTGTTTGCCCTGGGAATCCGGCTCCTGGGAGAAACCATGGCCCGCAAGCTGGCCAGGCACTTTGGGAATATTGATAATTTGATGAATGCCAGTTTTGAAGAACTGAACGCTGTGAATGAGGTGGGCGAGAAAATGGCACATAGTATCCTGGATTATTTCAGAGACCCCGAGCACGTGGAAATCATTGAACGGTTGAAAAAAGCTGGGCTGCAGTTTTCAACGGAAAAGAATCCCACCCAAGCAAAAGGAAACCTGGAAGAAAATACCCTGGTCGTATCAGGGGTCTTTTCAAACTATTCGCGCGATGAAATCAAGGCCCTCATCGAAAAGCACGGCGGGAAGGTGACAGGCTCGGTATCCTCAAAGACCAACTATTTGGTAGCAGGCGAAAATATGGGACCTGAAAAACGAAAAAAAGCGGAAGAACTGGGGGTGAAGATCATTTCAGAAGATGAGCTTGAGGATTTGATCAATCAGTAA
- a CDS encoding ABC transporter ATP-binding protein: protein MIRADNIHKSYGNLKVLKGISLEIKAGEIVSIVGASGAGKTTLLHIIGTLDPFDQGEVIVNNQNIKGFNDQKLSEFRNRNIGFVFQFHHLLPEFTALENVCIPAFIAGRNKGEAEKRGRELLEMLGLAERLDHKPSELSGGEQQRVAVARALINNPAVVLADEPSGNLDSKSSEELHKLVFSLRDRLGQTFVIVTHNNELANMADRKLTIKDGIIG from the coding sequence ATGATCCGTGCAGACAATATTCATAAATCCTATGGCAACCTGAAAGTGCTGAAGGGCATTAGCCTTGAGATCAAGGCTGGTGAAATCGTTTCCATTGTTGGGGCTTCCGGTGCTGGCAAAACCACATTGTTGCATATAATCGGAACCCTCGATCCCTTCGACCAGGGTGAGGTAATCGTTAACAATCAAAATATCAAAGGGTTTAACGATCAGAAGCTCTCCGAGTTTCGCAACCGCAACATTGGTTTTGTATTCCAGTTTCATCATTTGTTGCCCGAATTCACCGCCCTTGAGAATGTTTGTATTCCGGCTTTCATTGCCGGCAGGAACAAGGGTGAAGCTGAGAAGCGGGGCCGGGAATTATTGGAGATGCTTGGCCTGGCCGAACGCCTTGACCATAAACCTTCGGAGCTTTCGGGAGGTGAGCAGCAGCGGGTAGCAGTGGCCAGGGCCTTGATTAACAACCCTGCCGTTGTGCTTGCCGATGAACCCAGCGGAAACCTCGACTCCAAATCTTCCGAAGAATTGCACAAATTGGTTTTTTCTCTGCGCGACCGTTTGGGGCAAACGTTTGTGATCGTGACCCACAACAACGAACTGGCCAATATGGCCGATCGCAAACTTACTATCAAGGACGGGATAATCGGCTAA